The Lutra lutra chromosome 15, mLutLut1.2, whole genome shotgun sequence genome includes a region encoding these proteins:
- the NPL gene encoding N-acetylneuraminate lyase isoform X2, giving the protein MASPKKKLQGLVAATITPMTEHGEINFSVIGQYVDYLVEEQGVKSIFVNGTTGEGLSLSISERCQVAEEWVTQGRNKLDQVVIHVGALSLKESQELARHAAEIGADGIAVIAPFFLKPWNKDVLINFLKEVAAAAPALPFYYYHIPALTGVKIRAEELLDGIQEKIPTFQGLKFSDTDLLDFGQCVDQNRQRQFALLFGVDEQLLSALVMGATGAVGSFVFRDLSTLCSNLVLGCHRPKPS; this is encoded by the exons ATGGCCTCCCCAAAGAAGAAGCTTCAAGGTCTCGTTGCTGCAACCATCACGCCAATGACTGAGCATGG AGAAATCAACTTTTCAGTCATCGGTCAGTATGTGGATTATCTTGTGGAGGAACAGGGAGTGAAGAGTATTTTTG TGAATGGCACGACGGGAGAAGGCCTGTCCCTGAGCATCTCAGAGCGTTGCCAGGTCGCAGAGGAGTGGGTGACCCAAGGGCGGAACAA gTTGGATCAGGTGGTAATTCACGTAGGAGCCTTGAGCTTGAAAGAGTCACAAGAACTG gcCCGACATGCAGCAGAAATAGGAGCTGATGGCATCGCTGTCATTGCACCTTTCTTCCTCAAGCCATGGAACAAAG ATGTCTTGATTAATTTCCTAAAGGAGGTAGCCGCTGCCGCCCCAgcattgccattttattactatCACATTCCAGCCTTGACAGGGGTAAAGA TTCGTGCTGAGGAATTGCTGGACGGGATCCAGGAGAAGATCCCCACCTTCCAAGGGCTGAAGTTCAGTGACACCGATCTCTTAGACTTCGGGCAGTGTGTTGATCAGAATCGCCAGCGACAGTTTGCTCTCCTTTTTGGGGTGGATGAG CAACTGTTGAGTGCCCTGGTGATGGGAGCAACTGGAGCAGTGGGCAG ttttgtaTTCAGAGATTTATCAACTTTGTGTTCAAACTTG